One part of the Arabidopsis thaliana chromosome 1 sequence genome encodes these proteins:
- the THA1 gene encoding threonine aldolase 1 (threonine aldolase 1 (THA1); CONTAINS InterPro DOMAIN/s: Pyridoxal phosphate-dependent transferase, major domain (InterPro:IPR015424), Aromatic amino acid beta-eliminating lyase/threonine aldolase (InterPro:IPR001597), Pyridoxal phosphate-dependent transferase, major region, subdomain 1 (InterPro:IPR015421), Pyridoxal phosphate-dependent transferase, major region, subdomain 2 (InterPro:IPR015422); BEST Arabidopsis thaliana protein match is: threonine aldolase 2 (TAIR:AT3G04520.1); Has 4107 Blast hits to 4101 proteins in 1235 species: Archae - 29; Bacteria - 2521; Metazoa - 93; Fungi - 250; Plants - 87; Viruses - 0; Other Eukaryotes - 1127 (source: NCBI BLink).) produces MVMRSVDLRSDTVTRPTDAMREAMCNAEVDDDVLGYDPTARRLEEEMAKMMGKEAALFVPSGTMGNLISVMVHCDVRGSEVILGDNCHIHVYENGGISTIGGVHPKTVKNEEDGTMDLEAIEAAIRDPKGSTFYPSTRLICLENTHANSGGRCLSVEYTEKVGEIAKRHGVKLHIDGARLFNASIALGVPVHKLVKAADSVQVCLSKGLGAPVGSVIVGSQSFIEKAKTVRKTLGGGMRQIGVLCAAALVALQENLPKLQHDHKKAKLLAEGLNQMKGIRVNVAAVETNMIFMDMEDGSRLTAEKLRKNLEENGILLIRGNSSRIRIVIHHQITTSDVHYTLSCFQQAMLTMQEPSRT; encoded by the exons ATGGTGATGAGAAGTGTGGATCTACGATCAGATACCGTTACTAGACCGACAGATGCGATGCGAGAAGCAATGTGTAACGCAGAGGTGGATGATGACGTCCTCGGATATGACCCAACGGCTAGACGTCTTGAAGAGGAGATGGCTAAGATGATGGGGAAAGAGGCTGCTCTGTTCGTGCCATCCGGGACAATGGGGAATCTGATCAGCGTGATGGTTCACTGCGACGTGAGAGGCAGCGAGGTGATTCTTGGCGACAATTGTCACATCCATGTTTACGAGAATGGAGGGATATCGACTATCGGGGGAGTGCATCCTAAGACAGtcaagaatgaagaagacggGACCATGGACTTGGAGGCCATTGAAGCAGCTATTAGAGATCCTAAAGGAAGCACGTTTTATCCATCAACAAGGTTGATTTGCTTGGAGAACACACATGCCAA CTCTGGTGGGAGATGTTTGAGCGTGGAATACACTGAGAAAGTTGGAGAGATTGCGAAGAGACATGGCGTGAAGCTCCATATCGACGGAGCCCGTCTTTTCAATGCTTCCATT GCACTTGGAGTTCCAGTCCATAAGCTTGTTAAGGCTGCGGACTCCGTTCAG GTGTGTCTCTCTAAAGGTCTTGGAGCTCCGGTAGGATCTGTAATCGTTGGTTCGCAAAGCTTCATAGAGAAGGCGAAAACGGTTAGGAAAACATTAGGTGGAGGAATGAGACAAATAGGTGTTCTGTGCGCAGCCGCTTTGGTCGCACTCCAAGAAAACCTCCCAAAGCTACAACATGACCACAAGAAGGCTAAGTTGTTAGCTG AAGGGTTGAATCAAATGAAAGGGATTAGAGTAAATGTTGCAGCCGTGGAGACCAACATG ATTTTCATGGATATGGAGGATGGTTCAAGACTTACGGCTGAGAAACTGCGGAAGAATCTAGAGGAGAATGGCATTCTCCTTATCCGGGGAAACTCATCCCG GATCAGAATAGTTATACACCACCAGATAACAACAAGTGATGTGCATTACACATTGTCTTGCTTTCAG CAAGCAATGCTAACGATGCAGGAACCAAGCCGAACCTAA
- the THA1 gene encoding threonine aldolase 1 (threonine aldolase 1 (THA1); CONTAINS InterPro DOMAIN/s: Pyridoxal phosphate-dependent transferase, major domain (InterPro:IPR015424), Aromatic amino acid beta-eliminating lyase/threonine aldolase (InterPro:IPR001597), Pyridoxal phosphate-dependent transferase, major region, subdomain 1 (InterPro:IPR015421), Pyridoxal phosphate-dependent transferase, major region, subdomain 2 (InterPro:IPR015422); BEST Arabidopsis thaliana protein match is: threonine aldolase 2 (TAIR:AT3G04520.2); Has 3797 Blast hits to 3793 proteins in 1149 species: Archae - 25; Bacteria - 2286; Metazoa - 91; Fungi - 253; Plants - 87; Viruses - 0; Other Eukaryotes - 1055 (source: NCBI BLink).) encodes MVMRSVDLRSDTVTRPTDAMREAMCNAEVDDDVLGYDPTARRLEEEMAKMMGKEAALFVPSGTMGNLISVMVHCDVRGSEVILGDNCHIHVYENGGISTIGGVHPKTVKNEEDGTMDLEAIEAAIRDPKGSTFYPSTRLICLENTHANSGGRCLSVEYTEKVGEIAKRHGVKLHIDGARLFNASIALGVPVHKLVKAADSVQVCLSKGLGAPVGSVIVGSQSFIEKAKTVRKTLGGGMRQIGVLCAAALVALQENLPKLQHDHKKAKLLAAVETNMIFMDMEDGSRLTAEKLRKNLEENGILLIRGNSSRIRIVIHHQITTSDVHYTLSCFQQAMLTMQEPSRT; translated from the exons ATGGTGATGAGAAGTGTGGATCTACGATCAGATACCGTTACTAGACCGACAGATGCGATGCGAGAAGCAATGTGTAACGCAGAGGTGGATGATGACGTCCTCGGATATGACCCAACGGCTAGACGTCTTGAAGAGGAGATGGCTAAGATGATGGGGAAAGAGGCTGCTCTGTTCGTGCCATCCGGGACAATGGGGAATCTGATCAGCGTGATGGTTCACTGCGACGTGAGAGGCAGCGAGGTGATTCTTGGCGACAATTGTCACATCCATGTTTACGAGAATGGAGGGATATCGACTATCGGGGGAGTGCATCCTAAGACAGtcaagaatgaagaagacggGACCATGGACTTGGAGGCCATTGAAGCAGCTATTAGAGATCCTAAAGGAAGCACGTTTTATCCATCAACAAGGTTGATTTGCTTGGAGAACACACATGCCAA CTCTGGTGGGAGATGTTTGAGCGTGGAATACACTGAGAAAGTTGGAGAGATTGCGAAGAGACATGGCGTGAAGCTCCATATCGACGGAGCCCGTCTTTTCAATGCTTCCATT GCACTTGGAGTTCCAGTCCATAAGCTTGTTAAGGCTGCGGACTCCGTTCAG GTGTGTCTCTCTAAAGGTCTTGGAGCTCCGGTAGGATCTGTAATCGTTGGTTCGCAAAGCTTCATAGAGAAGGCGAAAACGGTTAGGAAAACATTAGGTGGAGGAATGAGACAAATAGGTGTTCTGTGCGCAGCCGCTTTGGTCGCACTCCAAGAAAACCTCCCAAAGCTACAACATGACCACAAGAAGGCTAAGTTGTTAGCTG CCGTGGAGACCAACATG ATTTTCATGGATATGGAGGATGGTTCAAGACTTACGGCTGAGAAACTGCGGAAGAATCTAGAGGAGAATGGCATTCTCCTTATCCGGGGAAACTCATCCCG GATCAGAATAGTTATACACCACCAGATAACAACAAGTGATGTGCATTACACATTGTCTTGCTTTCAG CAAGCAATGCTAACGATGCAGGAACCAAGCCGAACCTAA
- the THA1 gene encoding threonine aldolase 1 encodes MREAMCNAEVDDDVLGYDPTARRLEEEMAKMMGKEAALFVPSGTMGNLISVMVHCDVRGSEVILGDNCHIHVYENGGISTIGGVHPKTVKNEEDGTMDLEAIEAAIRDPKGSTFYPSTRLICLENTHANSGGRCLSVEYTEKVGEIAKRHGVKLHIDGARLFNASIALGVPVHKLVKAADSVQVCLSKGLGAPVGSVIVGSQSFIEKAKTVRKTLGGGMRQIGVLCAAALVALQENLPKLQHDHKKAKLLAEGLNQMKGIRVNVAAVETNMIFMDMEDGSRLTAEKLRKNLEENGILLIRGNSSRIRIVIHHQITTSDVHYTLSCFQQAMLTMQEPSRT; translated from the exons ATGCGAGAAGCAATGTGTAACGCAGAGGTGGATGATGACGTCCTCGGATATGACCCAACGGCTAGACGTCTTGAAGAGGAGATGGCTAAGATGATGGGGAAAGAGGCTGCTCTGTTCGTGCCATCCGGGACAATGGGGAATCTGATCAGCGTGATGGTTCACTGCGACGTGAGAGGCAGCGAGGTGATTCTTGGCGACAATTGTCACATCCATGTTTACGAGAATGGAGGGATATCGACTATCGGGGGAGTGCATCCTAAGACAGtcaagaatgaagaagacggGACCATGGACTTGGAGGCCATTGAAGCAGCTATTAGAGATCCTAAAGGAAGCACGTTTTATCCATCAACAAGGTTGATTTGCTTGGAGAACACACATGCCAA CTCTGGTGGGAGATGTTTGAGCGTGGAATACACTGAGAAAGTTGGAGAGATTGCGAAGAGACATGGCGTGAAGCTCCATATCGACGGAGCCCGTCTTTTCAATGCTTCCATT GCACTTGGAGTTCCAGTCCATAAGCTTGTTAAGGCTGCGGACTCCGTTCAG GTGTGTCTCTCTAAAGGTCTTGGAGCTCCGGTAGGATCTGTAATCGTTGGTTCGCAAAGCTTCATAGAGAAGGCGAAAACGGTTAGGAAAACATTAGGTGGAGGAATGAGACAAATAGGTGTTCTGTGCGCAGCCGCTTTGGTCGCACTCCAAGAAAACCTCCCAAAGCTACAACATGACCACAAGAAGGCTAAGTTGTTAGCTG AAGGGTTGAATCAAATGAAAGGGATTAGAGTAAATGTTGCAGCCGTGGAGACCAACATG ATTTTCATGGATATGGAGGATGGTTCAAGACTTACGGCTGAGAAACTGCGGAAGAATCTAGAGGAGAATGGCATTCTCCTTATCCGGGGAAACTCATCCCG GATCAGAATAGTTATACACCACCAGATAACAACAAGTGATGTGCATTACACATTGTCTTGCTTTCAG CAAGCAATGCTAACGATGCAGGAACCAAGCCGAACCTAA